The following are from one region of the Pseudomonadota bacterium genome:
- the nth gene encoding endonuclease III: protein MDRKKTARRIAAVLDRMYPDPVAPLRREDPYALLVATVLSAQCTDVRVNAVTPALFARASTPEAMARLPREVIADLIRPCGLTKAKSKAISELSAILVARFGGRVPESFAELESLPGVGHKTASVVMAQAFGAPAFPVDTHVHRLARRWGLSSGSSVAETERDLKGLFPERAWHKIHLQMILFGRERCRARGHDPADCPICSFAAPR, encoded by the coding sequence ATGGACCGGAAGAAGACGGCGCGCCGCATCGCCGCGGTGCTCGATCGGATGTACCCGGACCCGGTCGCTCCCCTGCGCCGGGAGGACCCGTACGCCCTGCTCGTCGCCACGGTGCTCTCCGCCCAGTGCACGGACGTCCGCGTCAACGCCGTGACGCCGGCCCTGTTCGCGCGCGCTTCGACGCCGGAGGCGATGGCGCGCCTCCCTCGGGAGGTGATCGCCGACCTGATCCGACCGTGCGGGCTCACGAAGGCGAAGTCCAAGGCGATCTCGGAGCTGTCCGCGATCCTCGTCGCGCGGTTCGGGGGGCGGGTGCCGGAGAGCTTCGCGGAGCTCGAGTCGCTGCCGGGCGTCGGGCACAAGACCGCGAGCGTGGTCATGGCGCAGGCGTTCGGCGCGCCCGCGTTCCCGGTGGACACCCACGTCCACAGGCTGGCGCGCAGGTGGGGGCTCTCTTCGGGCAGCTCCGTCGCCGAGACCGAGCGCGACCTCAAGGGGCTGTTCCCCGAGCGGGCGTGGCACAAGATCCACCTGCAGATGATCCTGTTCGGCCGCGAGCGCTGCAGGGCCCGCGGGCACGATCCGGCCGACTGCCCGATCTGCTCCTTCGCCGCGCCTAGATAG